In Halobacterium noricense, the genomic stretch CGACCTCTGCGGGCGCGACGGCTGGGCGGACGTCTTCCTGATTGCGCCCGCGACCGCGAACACGGTCGGGAAAATCGCGGGCGCAATCGACGACACGCCCGTGACGACGTGTGCGACGACCGCGCTCGGAGCTGACGTCCCCGTCGTAATCGCGCCCGCGATGCACGAGCCGATGTACGACCACCCGGGCGTGCTGGACGCCATCGACCGCGTGGAGTCGTGGGGCGTCGACTTCGTGGACCCGCGCGTCGAGGAAGGCAAAGCCAAAATCGCGACCGAGGAAGCCATCGCCGTCGAGACGGCGCGTGCCGCCAGCGAGAACCCCCTAGCGGGTGAGCACGTCGTCGTCACCAGCGGCGCGACCAGCGAGCCAATCGACCCCGTGCGCGTGCTCACGAATCGCGCGTCTGGGCGGACGGGCCGCGCGGTCGCCGCGGGCTGTTACGTCGCCGGGGCCGACGTCACGCTCGTCCACCAGGGCGATGACGTCCCCTACGCCGACACGGTGCAGGTCGAGACCGCCGCGGAGATGCTGGCGGCGACCCGCGAGGCGTGCGCGGACGCCGACGCGCTCGTCTCCGCGGCCGCAGTCAGCGACTACACCGTCGACGCCAGCGAGGAGAAGATTCGCTCCGGCCAGGACCTCACGCTCGACCTCGAACCGACGCCGAAGCTCATCGACGAGGTCCGCGAGGCCTACCCCGATCTCACCATCGTCGGGTTCAAGGCCGAGACGTCCGGCGACGACGACGCGATGGTCGCCGCCGCGCGGAAGACGCTCGAACGCGCGGACCTTTCGTTCGTCGTCGCCAACGACGCCGGCGTGATGGGCGACGAGGACACTCGCGTGCTGTTCGTGACCCGCGAGGACGTCACCGAGTTCGTCGGCAGCAAGACCGCGCTCGGCCGCCGTGTCGCGGACGAACTCGCCGCGCGGGACTGACGGTTACCGGCCGTTCTCGCCGCCGGCTAGCGTGGGAAACCGAAGGTATCATCATACGGCGCACCCACTCGCCGAACACGACAAATGACGCTAGCTACGCGGCCGCAGTCGGCGCTGTGGCCCGAACCACGGGGGGTGACCTGATGGCTGGCGACGACCTGCTCGTCC encodes the following:
- the coaBC gene encoding bifunctional phosphopantothenoylcysteine decarboxylase/phosphopantothenate--cysteine ligase CoaBC — protein: MLSGVNIALGVTGSIAAVKVVELAHELRRRGASVRAVMTGSAQGIIHPWAVEFATDEPVVTEITGSVEHVDLCGRDGWADVFLIAPATANTVGKIAGAIDDTPVTTCATTALGADVPVVIAPAMHEPMYDHPGVLDAIDRVESWGVDFVDPRVEEGKAKIATEEAIAVETARAASENPLAGEHVVVTSGATSEPIDPVRVLTNRASGRTGRAVAAGCYVAGADVTLVHQGDDVPYADTVQVETAAEMLAATREACADADALVSAAAVSDYTVDASEEKIRSGQDLTLDLEPTPKLIDEVREAYPDLTIVGFKAETSGDDDAMVAAARKTLERADLSFVVANDAGVMGDEDTRVLFVTREDVTEFVGSKTALGRRVADELAARD